One genomic segment of Panicum virgatum strain AP13 chromosome 2N, P.virgatum_v5, whole genome shotgun sequence includes these proteins:
- the LOC120660721 gene encoding glutamate receptor 2.2-like encodes MARANQYVLFLLLIFNSTAAQNTTGSSSNEFHVGVILDLGSLVGKVARTSVSLAVKDFYAACQNCSRKLVLHVRDSAGNDVQAASAAIELLENYKVQAIIGPQKSSEAAFISELGNTARVPIVSFTATSPSTTSDVMPYFVRATLNSSVQVDSIASLIKAYGWREVVPVYDDTDYGRGILPHLIDALQQIDARIPYRSVISMAATSENIIQELYKLRTMQTRVFIVHMSSTRASLLFTKAKEAGMMKQGYVWIITNGLANIIDSLNPSVIEAMNGVIGVRFHVPRSKELDSFSIRWNKMYHQDNPNESPVNKLSVVELWGYDTVWALALAAEKIRVLSNKNNRLQSAKNSTCLESLAVSTNGPQLLTEIVQSKFRGLSGNFDVTDRQLQVSALQIINVVGRSWRHIGFWSLENRLSRKLNQNGSEITRSTSMLNLNPVIWPGESTEIPRGWELPASGNKLRVGVHTSAYPEFIRTSKDPATSATRASGLSIDIFEEAAKKLPFALSYEYEAFDTVDTQSTGSYNDFVYQVYLQRYDIAIGDITIRYNRTLYVDFTVPYTESGVAMIVPVKEKVNNMWIFSKPLSKGMWFGSIMFFIYTALVVWLLERLNGNGYLHGPFSLKQLGILMFFSIFEEKEKLECFLSRIVLLVWMFVLLVLASSYTASFASMLTVQKLSPTVTDIHELQKQGGYVGFHRGSYIEGLLEDIGFDRSRIRAYDTPEDFHSALSKEGKYGGVAALVLEVPYIKLFLAKYCKGYTMVGPIYKSAGFAFALPK; translated from the exons ATGGCGAGAGCAAATCAGTACGTCCTCTTCCTGCTACTCATCTTCAATTCCACTGCAGCTCAGAACACCACAGGAAGCAGCTCCAATGAATTCCATGTCGGTGTGATCCTCGACTTGGGTTCCTTGGTGGGGAAAGTAGCACGGACCAGCGTTTCACTGGCTGTCAAAGATTTCTATGCAGCTTGCCAGAATTGCAGCAGGAAACTAGTCCTCCATGTCAGGGATTCCGCGGGCAACGATGTCCAAGCTGCTTCAGCAG CTATCGAACTGCTGGAGAATTACAAAGTGCAAGCCATCATTGGTCCCCAGAAATCTTCAGAAGCTGCATTTATATCCGAGCTAGGGAATACAGCCCGAGTACCTATTGTATCCTTCACGGCAACAAGCCCCTCAACCACTTCTGATGTTATGCCATATTTTGTGCGTGCAACATTGAACAGCTCAGTTCAAGTGGATAGTATTGCCTCTCTTATCAAAGCCTATGGATGGAGAGAGGTGGTACCGGTATATGATGATACCGACTATGGGAGGGGCATTCTACCGCACCTCATTGATGctcttcaacaaatagatgctCGTATTCCATATCGCAGTGTTATCTCTATGGCAGCAACAAGTGAAAACATTATACAAGAGCTCTACAAGCTAAGGACGATGCAAACGAGGGTATTCATTGTCCATATGTCATCAACCAGGGCATCCCTTCTCTTTACAAAGGCCAAGGAGGCAGGAATGATGAAGCAAGGATATGTGTGGATCATAACAAATGGATTAGCAAACATAATCGATTCACTCAATCCATCTGTTATTGAAGCAATGAATGGGGTAATAGGAGTAAGGTTTCATGTCCCCAGATCAAAAGAACTTGATAGTTTTTCCATAAGATGGAACAAAATGTACCACCAAGATAACCCAAATGAATCGCCAGTTAATAAACTGAGTGTTGTTGAGCTATGGGGATACGATACAGTTTGGGCATTGGCACTAGCAGCAGAAAAGATTAGGGTATTGAGTAACAAAAATAATAGACTGCAGTCCGCTAAAAACTCTACATGCTTGGAGTCGCTAGCTGTTTCCACAAATGGTCCACAGCTCCTAACAGAAATTGTACAAAGCAAATTTAGAGGCTTAAGTGGAAACTTCGACGTGACAGACAGACAACTGCAAGTTTCTGCATTACAAATAATAAATGTGGTTGGGAGAAGTTGGAGACATATTGGATTTTGGAGTTTGGAAAATCGCCTTTCACGCAAGCTAAATCAAAATGGTTCGGAAATAACAAGGTCAACCTCAATGCTCAATCTAAATCCAGTAATTTGGCCAGGAGAGTCAACAGAAATACCAAGGGGTTGGGAACTTCCTGCAAGTGGTAACAAGCTTAGGGTTGGTGTGCACACAAGTGCATATCCAGAGTTTATAAGGACATCGAAGGATCCAGCCACGAGTGCAACAAGAGCAAGTGGCCTTTCAATAGACATATTTGAGGAGGCAGCAAAGAAATTGCCTTTTGCACTTTCTTACGAATATGAAGCATTTGATACAGTTGATACACAAAGTACAGGGAGCTATAATGATTTTGTTTACCAAGTTTATCTTCAG AGATATGACATAGCAATTGGAGATATAACAATCAGATATAACAGAACGCTGTATGTCGATTTCACGGTACCATACACAGAATCAGGAGTGGCGATGATTGTACCAGTCAAGGAAAAAGTGAACAATATGTGGATTTTCTCAAAACCACTAAGCAAAGGAATGTGGTTTGGAAGCATCATGTTCTTTATATATACTGCACTTGTAGTCTGGCTGTTAGAGCGTCTAAATGGCAATGGGTATCTTCATGGTCCCTTTTCTCTCAAACAACTTGGGATTCTGATGTTTTTCTCCATATTTGAAGAGA AGGAGAAGCTGGAGTGCTTTCTATCTCGAATAGTTCTACTTGTTTGGATGTTTGTTCTTCTAGTGCTTGCATCAAGTTATACAGCAAGCTTTGCATCGATGCTTACTGTACAGAAGCTTTCACCAACGGTGACTGACATTCATGAACTCCAGAAGCAAGGAGGGTATGTAGGATTCCACCGAGGTTCCTACATAGAGGGTTTATTGGAAGATATTGGTTTTGACAGATCAAGAATAAGAGCCTATGATACTCCTGAAGACTTCCACAGTGCACTTTCTAAGGAAGGCAAATATGGTGGTGTTGCTGCTCTCGTTCTGGAAGTCCCATACATCAAATTGTTTCTTGCCAAATACTGCAAAGGTTACACAATGGTTGGACCTATTTACAAAAGTGCTGGCTTTGCATTT GCACTTCCGAAGTGA
- the LOC120662676 gene encoding glutamate receptor 2.8-like, translating to MEKKPQAILFLLLVFSFGAAQNSTARRAEEFHVGVILDLGSLVGKISQTSISLAVEDFYSVHQSYRTKLAIHIRDSMGNEVQAASAAIDLLENYKVQAIIGPQKSSEAAFISKLGSIKQVPIVSFTATSPALTYDSIPYFVRATLNDSVQVNGIVSLIKAYGWREVVLVYDETEYGRGILPHLVNALQQIDAHVPYRSAIPLSATSENIMQELYKLMAMQTRVFIVHMSPIRASLVFTKAKEVGMMDKGFVWIVTDGVANIVDSLNPSVIEAMNGVIGIRFHVPRSQELDSSFLIRWNRMFRQFNPNELPLYRPSIFGLWAYDTVWALSLAAEKVGVSGNKNKRLQSSKNSTSLDLLAVSTNGPELLKEIVQNKFRGLSGNFDLTDRQLPISALQIINVVGRSWKHIGFWTLKNGLSQQLNQNGLKITGSASMLELNPVIWPGESTKIPRGWEIPARGDKLRVGVPTSAYPEFVLTSKDPVTNATRAVGLSIDIFEEVVKRLPFAVHYEYQAFDTIDATSSTSYNDFVHQVYLQRYDIAIGDITIIYNRTPYVDFTIPYTESGVGMIVPVKETVKKNMWIFTKPLSKGMWFGSIMFTMYTTIVVWMLEHLNGNTHLDGPFSLRQLEILMSFFIFEEKEKLKCILSRLVLLVWMFVFLVLASSYTASLASMLTVQQLSPMFTDIRELQKQGGYVGFHRGSYIEGLLVDIGFDRSKMRPYAPDEFHIALSNGGEHGGVAALVLDVPYIKLFLAKYCKGYTMVGPIYKSAGFAFALPKRSPLLAEISRAIINITGGDTIIQLEKKWIDQNSCQNEEKIDDSGSAITLDSFRGLFLLTGFVTTCSIPVALLMNHYKKDQQKALTKQDEPNKQSYVQKGENGHIQDGDQGNEENGDGDDIDNQGSRGGDRLVDVDSNK from the exons ATGGAGAAAAAACCTCAAGCCATCCTCTTCCTACTACTTGTCTTTAGTTTTGGTGCGGCTCAAAATAGCACCGCACGTAGGGCAGAAGAATTCCATGTAGGGGTGATCCTTGACTTGGGTTCATTGGTGGGGAAAATATCACAAACCAGTATTTCACTGGCTGTGGAAGACTTCTATTCAGTCCACCAAAGCTACAGGACGAAGTTAGCCATTCACATCAGGGATTCCATGGGCAATGAAGTCCAAGCTGCTTCAGCAG CTATTGACTTGCTGGAGAACTACAAAGTGCAAGCCATCATTGGCCCCCAGAAATCATCCGAAGCTGCATTCATATCTAAACTTGGGAGTATAAAACAAGTACCTATCGTATCCTTCACGGCAACAAGCCCTGCTCTCACTTATGACAGTATCCCATATTTCGTCCGTGCAACATTGAACGACTCAGTTCAAGTGAACGGTATTGTCTCTCTTATCAAAGCCTATGGATGGAGAGAGGTGGTGTTGGTATATGATGAAACTGAATATGGGAGAGGCATTCTACCACACCTCGTTAATGCCCTTCAACAGATTGATGCTCATGTTCCATATCGCAGTGCCATCCCTTTGTCAGCAACAAGTGAAAACATAATGCAAGAACTCTACAAGTTAATGGCAATGCAAACAAGGGTATTCATTGTTCATATGTCACCGATCAGGGCCTCTCTTGTCTTTACAAAGGCTAAGGAGGTAGGGATGATGGACAAAGGATTTGTGTGGATCGTTACAGATGGAGTAGCAAACATCGTCGACTCACTCAATCCGTCTGTCATTGAGGCAATGAATGGTGTAATAGGAATAAGATTTCATGTTCCCAGATCACAAGAACTTGATTCTAGCTTCTTAATAAGATGGAATAGAATGTTCCGGCAATTTAACCCTAATGAATTGCCACTATACAGGCCAAGCATCTTTGGGCTATGGGCCTATGATACAGTTTGGGCATTATCACTGGCCGCAGAAAAGGTTGGAGTATCCGGAAATAAAAATAAGAGACTGCAGTCCAGTAAAAATAGCACGAGCTTGGACTTGTTGGCAGTCTCTACAAATGGTCCAGAGCTCCTAAAAGAAATTGTACAAAACAAATTCAGAGGCTTAAGTGGAAACTTTGACCTCACTGACAGACAACTACCAATTTCTGCATTACAAATAATAAATGTGGTTGGTAGAAGCTGGAAACATATTGGGTTTTGGACTTTGAAAAATGGACTTTCTCAACAGTTAAATCAAAATGGTTTGAAAATAACAGGGTCAGCCTCAATGCTTGAGCTAAATCCAGTAATTTGGCCTGGAGAATCAACAAAAATACCAAGGGGATGGGAAATTCCAGCAAGAGGTGACAAGCTTAGGGTTGGTGTGCCCACAAGTGCATATCCAGAGTTTGTACTGACATCAAAGGACCCTGTCACGAATGCAACAAGAGCGGTTGGCCTTTCAATAGACATATTTGAGGAGGTAGTAAAGAGACTACCTTTTGCAGTTCACTACGAGTACCAAGCATTCGATACAATTGATGCAACAAGTTCAACAAGTTATAATGATTTTGTTCACCAAGTTTATCTTCAG AGATATGATATAGCAATTGGAGACATAACAATCATATACAACAGAACACCGTATGTCGACTTCACAATTCCATACACAGAATCAGGCGTGGGAATGATTGTCCCAGTCAAGGAAACAGTGAAGAAAAACATGTGGATTTTCACAAAACCACTAAGCAAAGGAATGTGGTTTGGAAGCATCATGTTCACTATGTACACAACAATTGTTGTCTGGATGTTAGAGCATCTAAACGGCAACACACATCTAGATGGTCCCTTTTCACTTAGACAACTGGAGATTTTGATGTCTTTCTTCATATTTGAAGAGA AGGAAAAGCTGAAATGCATTCTGTCTCGATTAGTTCTACTTGTATGGATGTTTGTTTTTCTGGTACTAGCATCAAGTTATACAGCAAGCCTTGCATCAATGCTTACTGTACAGCAGCTTTCGCCAATGTTTACTGACATTCGTGAACTCCAGAAGCAAGGAGGATATGTAGGATTCCACCGAGGTTCCTATATAGAAGGTCTACTGGTGGATATTGGTTTTGACAGATCAAAAATGAGACCGTATGCTCCTGACGAGTTTCACATTGCTCTTTCTAATGGAGGTGAACATGGTGGTGTCGCTGCACTTGTTCTGGATGTTCCATACATCAAATTATTTCTTGCCAAGTACTGCAAAGGCTACACAATGGTTGGGCCTATTTACAAGAGTGCAGGGTTTGCATTT GCACTTCCCAAGCGATCTCCACTACTTGCGGAAATATCAAGGGCGATAATAAACATAACAGGAGGAGATACTATCATTCAACTCGAAAAGAAATGGATTGATCAAAACAGTTGTCAAAATGAGGAAAAAATAGATGACTCAGGCAGTGCTATCACTTTAGACAGTTTTCGGGGATTATTCCTACTAACTGGATTTGTGACAACCTGTTCCATTCCTGTGGCATTGCTGATGAATCACTATAAAAAAGATCAACAAAAGGCACTGACCAAACAAGATGAGCCAAATAAACAAAGTTATGTGCAAAAAGGAGAAAATGGGCATATTCAAGATGGCGATCAAGGTAATGAAGAAAATGGAGACGGCGACGATATAGATAATCAAG GTTCCAGGGGAGGGGACCGCCTAGTTGATGTTGATTCGAATAAGTAA